One genomic window of Polynucleobacter sp. HIN11 includes the following:
- the cyaY gene encoding iron donor protein CyaY: MQNTPSSQIDKIDDKQFHQLASHLLQSIELSLENADERLDLDLDIARQGGNVINIVFRDRSVVVVNTQPPLHEIWVACKAGGFHYRWAGMMNQPLWLDTKTGNELLADLSRFVSDQAGQTVEINLLG; this comes from the coding sequence ATGCAGAACACCCCTTCATCCCAGATTGACAAAATTGACGATAAGCAATTTCATCAACTGGCTAGCCATCTATTGCAATCGATTGAACTATCGCTGGAAAATGCCGATGAGCGTTTAGATCTCGACCTTGATATTGCTCGTCAAGGGGGCAATGTGATTAATATTGTTTTTCGGGATCGTAGTGTGGTTGTGGTGAATACCCAGCCACCTCTCCATGAAATTTGGGTGGCCTGTAAAGCCGGAGGATTTCATTACCGTTGGGCCGGAATGATGAACCAGCCACTCTGGCTGGATACAAAAACTGGTAATGAGTTGCTTGCCGATTTATCCCGTTTTGTAAGTGACCAGGCTGGGCAGACAGTTGAGATTAATTTACTTGGTTAG
- the aroB gene encoding 3-dehydroquinate synthase, with protein sequence MKTLNVSLGERSYPIYIGSGLLKKPELFKPWITGKSVFVVTNTTVGPLYSKTLIQTISGDAKSVHEIVLPDGESYKDWVTLQKIFDALLTHGADRKSVLIALGGGVIGDMVGFAAASFMRGIQFVQVPTTLLAQVDSSVGGKTGINHPLGKNMIGAFHQPVAVIADLDTLKSLPPRELSAGLAEVIKHGAIADTEFFNWIEAHRQELLNCDSGAMSHAVERSCEIKSAVVAADEKESGIRAILNFGHTFGHAIESGLGYGEWLHGEAVGCGMVMAADLSSRLGYLKTEEVSRIKKLVMAMGLPDCAPKLGNSRFFDLMRIDKKSEGGEIRYITLERIGKAKIEAVDDAIVEQVLTTNQVN encoded by the coding sequence ATGAAAACTCTGAATGTATCGCTCGGTGAGCGCAGCTACCCTATTTACATTGGCTCGGGACTTCTCAAAAAGCCGGAACTCTTTAAACCTTGGATTACCGGCAAATCGGTATTCGTGGTGACCAACACGACCGTAGGGCCCCTCTATAGTAAGACGTTGATCCAAACCATTTCAGGCGACGCGAAGTCAGTTCATGAAATTGTCCTGCCCGATGGGGAGTCGTATAAAGACTGGGTTACCCTACAGAAAATCTTTGATGCTTTATTAACGCATGGCGCTGATCGAAAATCAGTACTAATTGCTCTCGGTGGTGGCGTGATTGGTGATATGGTGGGGTTTGCAGCGGCTAGCTTTATGCGCGGCATTCAATTTGTTCAAGTACCCACGACTTTATTGGCTCAGGTTGATTCTTCGGTAGGCGGTAAGACTGGGATTAATCACCCGCTTGGTAAAAATATGATTGGCGCCTTTCATCAGCCGGTTGCGGTTATTGCTGACCTTGATACCCTCAAATCACTCCCGCCAAGAGAACTATCAGCTGGCTTGGCGGAGGTCATCAAACACGGCGCAATTGCAGACACTGAATTTTTTAATTGGATTGAAGCGCACCGTCAAGAACTATTAAATTGCGATAGTGGCGCCATGAGTCATGCGGTCGAGCGTTCTTGCGAAATTAAATCGGCAGTAGTGGCCGCCGACGAGAAGGAATCTGGGATTCGTGCCATCTTAAATTTTGGTCATACTTTTGGCCATGCCATTGAATCTGGCTTAGGCTATGGAGAATGGCTGCATGGTGAGGCCGTGGGATGTGGAATGGTGATGGCGGCTGATTTATCTTCTCGTCTGGGTTATTTAAAAACCGAGGAAGTAAGTCGTATCAAAAAACTCGTTATGGCAATGGGTCTGCCGGATTGCGCACCCAAACTTGGAAACAGCCGTTTCTTTGATTTAATGCGCATCGATAAAAAATCCGAGGGTGGGGAAATTCGCTACATCACCCTTGAGAGAATTGGCAAAGCAAAAATTGAAGCGGTTGATGATGCAATTGTTGAACAGGTCTTAACGACTAACCAAGTAAATTAA
- a CDS encoding shikimate kinase, whose protein sequence is MDIKNSNIFLIGLMGAGKSTVGKLIARKLERRFIDSDHALEERCGVKIPTIFEMEGEAGFRKREAQIIDELTREQSIVLATGGGAVLLPENRKVLAERGTVIYLHANPIELWHRTKGGEGRPLLQHGDSKAILENLYAIRDPLYRKIADFIIETGKPSVNQLVSSLLMQLELAP, encoded by the coding sequence ATGGACATTAAAAATTCCAATATCTTTCTGATTGGGCTGATGGGGGCTGGCAAATCAACGGTGGGGAAATTAATTGCCCGCAAGCTTGAGCGGCGCTTTATTGACTCTGACCACGCACTTGAAGAGCGCTGCGGGGTCAAAATACCAACTATTTTTGAGATGGAAGGTGAGGCAGGTTTTCGTAAACGCGAGGCACAAATTATTGATGAGCTAACCCGCGAGCAATCGATTGTGCTCGCCACCGGCGGTGGTGCAGTATTACTCCCAGAGAACCGCAAGGTACTAGCTGAACGTGGTACGGTCATTTATCTACATGCCAACCCAATTGAACTTTGGCATCGTACTAAAGGTGGTGAAGGTCGCCCCCTGTTGCAACATGGGGACTCAAAAGCAATCTTAGAAAACTTATACGCCATTCGCGATCCACTATATCGCAAAATCGCGGACTTTATTATTGAAACTGGTAAACCAAGCGTCAATCAACTCGTAAGCTCTTTACTCATGCAACTTGAATTAGCCCCATGA
- the lysA gene encoding diaminopimelate decarboxylase, producing MTHSIPSLTGFTEHHGEWFAEGVSLSALANQYGTPLYVYSKHAICTAYRAYDVACIRANGSRRARIHYAVKANSNLAVLDELKQLGAGFDLVSGGELARALHVGADPKSMVFAGVGKSADEIKFALSVGVKCINVESIPELQRINSIAKSLGLRAPVSLRVNPDVDAQTHPYISTGLKDNKFGIAYFEVLKTYREAALLPHIDIVGIDCHIGSQITSTSPYLDALDKVLDLIDQLKRDGIVIHHLDLGGGLGIDYGSDAPPDITEFTNTLLNRVDERGFGHLDVILEPGRSLVGNAGVLLTQVEYLKTGADKNFCIVNAAMNDLMRPALYDAYHAIVPIKSGIGKAITYDVVGPVCESGDWLGKDRALAVQEGDVLAILSAGAYGFVMASNYNTRGRPAEVMVDGDQAYLVRERESVNSLFANERTIGPS from the coding sequence ATGACGCATTCCATTCCATCATTAACTGGCTTTACTGAACACCATGGAGAGTGGTTTGCTGAAGGTGTTTCGCTATCTGCCTTAGCGAATCAATATGGCACCCCTCTATATGTTTACAGTAAGCATGCAATTTGTACGGCATACCGCGCCTATGATGTTGCCTGTATCCGTGCAAACGGCAGTCGCCGCGCCAGAATTCATTACGCCGTCAAGGCTAATAGTAATCTCGCTGTTTTAGATGAGCTCAAACAATTAGGTGCTGGATTTGATCTGGTGAGCGGCGGCGAACTCGCTCGAGCCCTTCACGTTGGAGCCGATCCAAAAAGTATGGTTTTTGCTGGAGTCGGCAAATCCGCTGATGAAATTAAATTTGCCCTCTCGGTTGGCGTCAAATGCATCAACGTCGAATCCATCCCTGAACTGCAGCGTATTAATTCCATTGCTAAGAGTTTGGGTCTTCGCGCCCCAGTTTCATTGCGCGTGAACCCTGATGTAGATGCGCAAACCCATCCGTATATTTCCACGGGTCTCAAAGATAATAAATTTGGGATTGCCTATTTTGAGGTTCTAAAAACGTATCGAGAGGCGGCGCTACTGCCCCACATTGATATTGTTGGCATTGATTGCCATATTGGTTCCCAAATTACTAGCACATCGCCATACCTCGATGCTCTTGATAAAGTCCTTGATCTCATCGATCAACTCAAACGTGATGGCATTGTCATTCATCATCTCGATCTTGGTGGTGGCCTTGGGATCGACTACGGCTCGGACGCACCACCCGATATCACCGAGTTTACGAACACCCTACTCAATCGTGTGGATGAGCGTGGCTTTGGGCACTTGGATGTCATTTTGGAACCGGGTCGCTCCTTAGTCGGAAATGCGGGAGTGCTATTAACGCAAGTTGAATATCTTAAAACTGGTGCAGATAAAAACTTCTGCATTGTGAACGCCGCCATGAATGATTTAATGCGACCAGCTCTATACGATGCCTATCATGCGATCGTTCCTATCAAAAGTGGAATTGGTAAAGCAATCACTTATGATGTAGTTGGTCCTGTTTGTGAGTCAGGCGATTGGTTAGGCAAGGATCGCGCCCTTGCTGTTCAAGAAGGCGATGTGCTGGCTATTTTGTCAGCCGGTGCCTACGGCTTTGTAATGGCTTCAAACTACAACACCCGGGGACGGCCCGCAGAGGTCATGGTCGACGGCGACCAGGCTTACTTGGTCAGAGAGCGGGAGTCTGTAAATAGCCTCTTTGCGAATGAACGAACGATTGGGCCGAGCTAA
- a CDS encoding secretin and TonB N-terminal domain-containing protein, translated as MKHVIFRYCWIWLLLGPQNTFAYHAASGNAALNTPISISAKEMPLVDLLHVLGQLGNTHFVLSPSIQGSIDVQLVDVPWQTALSTILASRGLRFIRNQGVYWIAPHQEINAFQKQRRDDSALPFGGEHHGTPRQILIEARIVEADHRFARNLGAKLGLRSQAKNLPEGGDRVQGSFALGSPLGAGGLSGFEPVTAAATLLSKNATRLLDVELSALESDGQGKILSNPRIMTADMVKATIEQGTELPYQTSSSNGGNKIQFRKANLRLEVIPKIHHDGKVSLLVAINKDSVGMKTEQGYAIDTKNLSSEVSVENGGTVILGGIYQTTERDDTIKIPLLGDIPLIGHLFKHQSTLRDKTELLVFLTPTILDKPE; from the coding sequence ATGAAGCATGTGATATTTCGATACTGTTGGATTTGGCTTTTACTTGGCCCACAAAACACATTTGCATACCACGCGGCCAGTGGTAATGCTGCACTGAATACTCCAATTAGTATTTCAGCAAAAGAGATGCCACTAGTGGATTTGCTCCATGTATTGGGGCAACTTGGCAATACGCATTTTGTATTAAGTCCTAGTATTCAAGGAAGTATTGATGTTCAGCTTGTCGATGTTCCATGGCAAACTGCGTTATCAACGATCTTGGCAAGCCGAGGCTTGCGGTTCATACGCAATCAGGGGGTCTATTGGATTGCACCGCATCAAGAAATCAACGCTTTCCAAAAACAACGTCGGGATGACTCAGCACTCCCCTTTGGGGGCGAGCATCATGGCACACCCCGGCAAATTTTGATTGAGGCGCGGATTGTTGAAGCTGACCATCGCTTTGCACGTAATCTTGGCGCCAAGCTTGGCTTGCGCTCGCAAGCAAAGAATCTCCCCGAAGGGGGCGATCGGGTTCAGGGTTCGTTTGCACTAGGATCACCACTTGGGGCTGGCGGCCTTAGTGGATTTGAGCCAGTGACTGCCGCGGCGACCCTTCTTAGTAAAAATGCCACACGTCTTCTCGATGTGGAATTAAGTGCTCTTGAGAGCGATGGACAGGGCAAGATATTGTCCAATCCCCGCATCATGACCGCCGATATGGTGAAAGCAACTATTGAACAAGGTACTGAACTACCGTACCAAACCTCCTCTTCAAATGGAGGTAACAAAATTCAATTCCGTAAAGCGAACTTGCGTCTCGAGGTGATTCCCAAGATTCATCATGACGGCAAAGTCTCTTTATTGGTTGCCATTAATAAAGATAGCGTGGGCATGAAGACCGAACAAGGTTACGCTATCGATACCAAGAATCTGAGCTCCGAAGTCAGTGTTGAGAATGGCGGTACCGTCATCTTAGGCGGTATTTATCAAACTACAGAACGTGATGACACTATCAAAATCCCGCTTTTAGGTGATATTCCCTTGATTGGGCATCTGTTCAAACATCAATCAACTTTGCGAGATAAAACAGAACTTCTCGTCTTTTTAACGCCTACTATCTTAGATAAACCCGAATAG